CGATGTGGTGCTCGCGATCGGCAATCCGTTCGGCGTCGGGCAGACGGTGACGATGGGTATCGTCAGCGCGCTTGGCCGCAATCACCTCGGCATCAATACGTTCGAAAACTTCATCCAGACCGACGCGCCGATCAATCCCGGCAACTCGGGCGGCGCGCTCGTCGACGTGAACGGCAACCTGCTTGGCATCAATACGGCGATCTACTCGCGCTCGGGCGGCTCGCTCGGTATCGGTTTCGCGATTCCCGTTTCGACGGCGCGCAGCGTGCTCGAGAGCATCATCACGACGGGCACCGTGACGCGCGGCTGGATCGGCGTCGAGCCGCAAGACGTGACGCCAGAGATCGCTGAGTCGTTCGGGCTGGATCAGAAGTCGGGCGCGATCGTCGCGGGCGTCCTCAAGGGCGGTCCCGCCGACAAGGCGGGCATCAAGCCCGGAGACATTCTGGTGTCGGTGAACGGCCAGGACATCACCGATACCACGCGCCTTCTGAACGTGATCGCGCAGATCAAGCCCGGCACCGACGCGAAGGTGCATCTGGTGCGCAAGAACAAGGAGATGGATCTGAACGTGATGATCGGCAAGCGCCCGCCGCCGCCGAAACAACCTGCAGATGAAGGCGATGACGACGATGGCGGTTGAGCGATCAATCGATCGGCCGGTCGGGTAGCGAGGTCAAACAAAAAGGGCAGCCTCCAACGGAGCACTGCCCTTTTTGCTGTCCGGCGCGGCCCGGCGTTTTGGCGTTCGTTCAGCTTGCCGCCCCGCCTTCGTTTTCCGCCGTGGCGACCGGCTTGCTGACGAACAGCCGCGCCGCGATGATCCCCGCTTCGTACAGCACGATCAGCGGGATCGCGAGAATCAGCTGCGAGAACACGTCCGGCGGCGTCACCACGGCAGAGATCACGAACGCGCCAACGATCACGTACGGCCGGATTTCCTTGAGCTTCTTGATGGTCAGCACGTTCATGCGTACGAGCAACACCACGACGATCGGCACTTCGAACGTCACGCCGAAGGCGAGGAACATCGTCAGCACGAAACTCAGGTAATTGTCGATATCCGTGGTCATCTCCGCGCCGAGTGGCGCGTTGTAATGCGCCATCACGCGGAAAATAGTCGGAAACACGACGAAATATGCGAACGCCATTCCGCACAGAAACAGCGTATAGCTGCTGCCGACGAGCGGACCGACCAGCTTCTTCTCGTGCTGATACAAGCCTGGCGCGACGAACGCCCAGATCTGGTACAGCACGATCGGCAGCGCGATCACGAAGGCGACGAGCATCGTCACTTTCATCGGCACGAAGAACGAGCCGGTGACATCGGTGACGATCATCTTGCCGTCCTTCGGCAGATTGTTCATCAGCGGACGCGCGAGCAGCCGGAAGATGTCGGGCGCCCAGTAGACGAGCCCGACGAACACGACAATCACCGAAATGCCCGCGCGGATGATGCGGTCGCGCAGTTCGACGAGATGCGAGATGAAGGTCTCTTCAGTGCCTTCGTTCTGATTTTGGGGGTCGCTCACGCCGGCCCTCGGTAGGAGATTGATGCGCGGGACATCGGACGATCAGAAAAAACGTGTCGGCCGACGCAGGCTGACGGGCGTATGCCGTGCGACGCGCGCGGCACCCGATTGGACGCGCGTGCGCCGCAACGTGGCGCGCTTGTACCAGTTCGGCGTGGCCGTCTGCTTCACGCGCCAGTTCTTGCGTTTGGACGCGGCGGCGTCGGTGCTGCGCCAGGACGTGCCGTCCGTTGTAGAAACGGAACCGTCGGTCGCGCTCATCAGGCTGTCCGTCGCACCGCCTGCAATGCTCGGGGACACCGACGTGCCCTGCGTCCACGCCTCGTTCAGTTCCGTTTCGTGCTTGCGCATGTTGTCGTGAATCGTGCTTTCGACGTTATGCGCCGCAGACTCGAACTCGGTCTTCATGCGGCGCAGTTCGTCGAGCTCGATCTCACGTGTGACTTCGGCCTTCACGTCGTTGACATAGCGCTGCGCGCGGCCAAACAGCGCGCCCGCCGTGCGGGCCACGCGCGGCAGGCGCTCGGGGCCGAGCACGACCAGCGCGACCACGCCGATCAACGCCATCTTGGTTAAACCGAGGTCCAGCATGGATAGGGCTTCCCGTCAGTGCGCGCGTGTCAGCGCAAGCTCGGCTGGCGCCGGATTAGCGGGAATCGCCGGAATGCGGCGCCTTTTCCTTTGCGTCGACATCGACGGTGTTCGTGCGCGAGAGCTGGTCGCGCTGCTGGCCTTCAGGCGTTTCGCCGTCCTTCATGCCTTCCTTGAAGCCCTTCACCGCGCCGCCCAGATCAGTGCCGATATTGCGCAGTTTCTTCGTGCCGAACACAAGTGCGACGATCAGCAGAACGATCAGCCAATGCCAAATACTCAACGAACCCATAAAAATCTCCTTAACCCCCACCGTCGTGCCTGGCGACGGCAACTATGCGCCTTGCGGCCTGAATCGAAGCACGCTTCACGAACGCGCTCCGTCTGCAAAACTACCGCCGACGGCGCTTTATTGCGTCAGCGCCCTCGGTCCCATTATGAACATGTCTGCGAGTCGCTGTCGTTACATCCCTACATAAAGTCACGACGTCACAATGCTGGGCCCGCCATTGTGCGTAGTCAAAAAGCGGATGCGGCGAATCTTTGTCGATCGGCTTAGTGGCGAACGTGCGCCAACGCGCCTCTTTCGCTGCACGCCGATAGCGTTTGACCCGCCGTCAGCCCATTCTCAGCCAGGGGCGCGGTCCCGCCAGCAGATGCGCGTGCAGGTGATAGACCTCCTGCCCACCGCCGGGCCCCGTATTGATGACCGTGCGGAAACCCGTCTGCCCACCCTTGTACGCAACGCCCAGCTGATCGGCGAGACGTGCAACCAATATCAACATTTTACCAAGCAGGGCCGAATCGCTCTCGGTACAGTTCGACAGCGTTTCGATGTGCTTGCGCGGTATCACGAGCACATGCGTTTCGGCCGCCGGACGGATGTCGCGGAACGCGACGAACTCGTCGTCTTCGTGGACTTTCGTCGACGGGATTTGACCCGCGGCGATCTTGCAGAACAGGCAATTTGGATCGTGGCTCATGGTCTCGGTGAACGGCAAACGCGGCACGCGCCAGATGCGCTGCTCAGAACCAGCCGCGCGGATTCGTCAGCGGCTTGTTGTCGTACAGATACAGCCAGCCTTTGATGATACGGTACAACGTCCATATCGCGACAGCCCACAGGATAGGCACGCCGATCAGCACGATGAACAGCGCAACGCCGATCAGATGCCCGATCAGCCCCATCCAGAACGTACGGATCTGCCAGTCGAAATGCGCTTCGTAGGGCGTGCCGATGGTCTCCGGCCGCTTGATGTAGTTGATGATGATCGCGATCAGCACCGAGATGCCGCCCGTCAGCCAGTACACGGCGTAGAGCGCGTAGATGATGTGCGTCAGCGTGCGCAGGCTGCGCTGCCGGTCGATTTCGACTGCGCTCTGATACGACGGTGGCGGATAACCGCCGTGCGACTGTTCCATGCTTGCGTCCTCCTGGAGGGTGCGAATGGATACTGTTGCTGTGCCGGTGCTGCGTGTCTCGTCGCTGTGTTGCGCCGCGCGCACGCTTGCGCGCGCGGTTATGTCCTGCTCGCGCTCAGTCGCCGTTCTGCTCGCGATCGCGACTCTTGCGCAATGCCTTTTCCTCGATGCCCGACAGCCCTTCGCGACGCTCCAACTCAGCGAGCACGTCGGCGGGATTCAAATCGAAGTGCGACAGCATCACGAGGCAATGAAACCATAAATCGGCCACTTCGCCGACCAGCGCCTTGCGCTCCGCTCCGAGACGCACGTCCTTCGCGGCCAGCACGACTTCCGTGGCTTCCTCGCCGATCTTCTTCAGCACCGCGTCGTCGCCCTTGTGGAACAGGCGCGACACGTACGACGTGTCGGGATCGCCGCCCTTGCGGCTGTCGATAACGGCTGCGAGACGCCGAAGCGTATCGTTCGTCGATTGCGTGTTTTGCGTCATTTGTAGATGTGTTCGGGGTCTTTCAGCACGGGCTCGACGGCAACCCAGTTGCCGGCATCGACCGAGCCTTCGAATTTCTGGAAAAAGCACGAATGCCGGCCCGTGTGGCAGGCGATGCCCGATACCTGCTCGACCTTCAGCAGCACGACGTCCTCGTCGCAATCGAGCCGCACTTCATGCACATGCTGCACGTGGCCCGATTCTTCGCCCTTGAACCACAGGCGTTGGCGCGAGCGGGAAAAATAGACGGCGCGGCCCGTTTCGATCGTCTTCGACAGCGCTTCGCGGTTCATCCACGCGAACATCAGCACGTCGTTGGTCGATGCTTCCTGCGCGATTACGGGCACGAGGCCGTTCGCGTCCCACTTCACCTTGTCGAGCCAGCCGACTTCAGACGGATTCACGTTACAACCTCACCGAAATGCCCTGATCGGCCATGAAGCGCTTGCACTCGCCGACCGTGTGCTCGCCATAGTGGAAGATGCTCGCGGCCAGCACGGCGTCTGCGCGGCCGTCCTTGATGCCGTCGGCCAGATGCTGCAGCGAACCGACGCCGCCCGACGCGATCACGGGAATGGACACCGCGTCCGACACGGCGCGTGTCAGCGCAATGTCGAAGCCGCTTTTCGTGCCGTCGCGGTCCATGCTGGTCAGCAGGATTTCGCCCGCGCCCAGTTCGGCCATCTTGCGCGCCCATTGGACGGCGTCGAGGCCCGTATTCTTGCGCCCGCCATGCGTGAAGACTTCCCAGCGCGGCGTTTCGCCATCGGCCGACACGCGCTTCGCGTCGATCGCGACGACAATGCACTGCGAGCCGTATTTATCGGTCGAATCGCGCACGAGCTGCGGATTCGCCACTGCCGACGAATTCATGCTCACCTTGTCCGCGCCCGCGTTCAGCAGGCGCCGCACGTCTTCGACGGCGCGCACGCCGCCGCCGACGGTCAGCGGAATGAAGACCTGCGAAGCCACAGCTTCGATGATGGGCAGGATCAGGTCGCGCTGGTCGGACGTGGCGGTGATATCGAGGAAGGTGAGTTCGTCCGCGCCCTGCTCGTCGTAGCGGCGCGCGATTTCGACGGGGTCTCCCGCGTCGCGCAACTCGACGAAGTTGACGCCCTTGACCACGCGGCCAGCCGTGACGTCCAGACAGGGAATGATGCGTTTAGCTAAAGCCATGATCTTGCTAGTTCGTGCCAATACCGCTGGTGAGGCCGCTCGCCCGTGTGTGAATCACAGGTGAACGGCGCAAGGCCGGCATGCCGGACGCTCTGCGCACCTGAACGATGCTTCAGGTGCGCACGATGCGCAGAAAACCCGACGCTCAGGCGTCGTCCGATTCGCGCAGGCGGTCCGCGTGCGTCTGTGCCGCGGCAAAATCCAGGTCGCCCGAGTAGATAGCACGGCCGCAGATCACGCCTTCGATGCCCTCGGCTTCCACTTCGCACAGCGCGTCGATATCGCCCATGTTCGACAGGCCGCCGCTCGCGATCACGGGAATCTTCACCGCGCGCGCGAGGCGCACCGTCGCCTCGATATTGATGCCCTGAAGCATGCCGTCGCGGCCGATGTCCGTGTAGATGATCGACTCGCAGCCGTAGTCCTCGAACTTGCGCGCGAGGTCCGCGACTTCGTGGCCCGTCAGCTTGCTCCAGCCGTCGGTGGCGACCTTGCCGTCCTTCGCATCGAGGCCGACGATGATATGTCCGCCGAACGCCGTGCACGCTTCGAGCAGGAAGCCGGGGTTCTTCACCGCCGCCGTGCCGATGATCACGTACTCGAGACCGTCGTCCAGATAGCGCTCGATCGTGTTCAGGTCGCGGATGCCGCCGCCCAGCTGCACGGGAATCTCTCCGCCGACTTCTTCGATGATCGCGCGAATCGCGTCTTCGTTCTTCGGCTTGCCGGCGAACGCGCCGTTCAGGTCGACGAGGTGCAGGCGCCGCGCGCCGCGGTCGACCCAATGTCGGGCCATCACCGCCGGTTCCTCGTGGAAAATCGTCGCCTGGTCCATATCGCCCTGTTTGAGGCGTACACACTGACCGTCTTTCAGGTCGATGGCGGGGATCAGCAGCATAGCAATCGGGTGTTGTCAGGGAAAAAAGTTGAAGTTCGGCTGGCGGCAAATCCGGCTGGGGCCGGCGCCAGGCCGTTCCGCTAGTTTAGTACATGTCTTTCGGCGACCTTGCCGGCAGGCTTCGGATGCATATGCATGTGAGCGAGGCAGCAGGGACGGATTGAGAACATGGACGGTTAAAGATGCTGACGGCAGGGATCAGGGATTCCAGTGCACGAAGTTGCGATACACGCGCAAGCCCGCATCGGCGCTCTTTTCCGGGTGGAATTGGGTCGCAAAAATGTTATCCCGCGCCACCGCCGAGGTAAAGGGCACGCCGTACACGGTTTCACCCGACGTATGCGCGGCGTTTTCCGGCACGACGTAATAGCTGTGCACGAAGTAGAAGAACGCGTTGTCGGCCACACCGTCCCACAAGGGGTGCGGCTGCGCCTGACGGACACGGTTCCAGCCCATCTGCGGCACCTTGAAGCGCGAGCCGTCGTCCTGCAACTGGCCTTCGAGATCGAAGCGCACCACCTTCCCAGGCAACAGGCCCAGGCCCTTCGTATCGCCTTCCGCGCTCCAGTCGAACAGCATCTGCTCGCCGACACACACGCCCATCAGCGGCTTGCTGCGGGACGCTTCGACGACGGCTTCCTGCAAGCCGGATTCGCCGAGTGAGCGCATGCAGTCGGGCATCGCGCCCTGGCCCGGCAGCACCACACGGTCCGCTGCGCGAATTGCTTCGGGCTTGTCGACAATTGCCACGTCCGCTTCGGGCGCGGCTTTCCTCAACGCCTGGGCAACCGATCGCAGGTTGCCCATTCCGTAATCCACAATCGCAATCGAAGTTTTCATTTCAAGTTAGGCAGCAACGCCTTCAATCCGTTGACGATGAACTCCACCGCCAGCGCCGACAACATCAAACCCATCAACCGCGTGCCGATGTTGATTCCCGTCCGACCGACCCAGCGGGCAATCGGTTCAGCAAGACTCAGCGATCCGAAACACAGCGCCGCAATCACAGCGCCGATGCCAATCAGAGTAATCCGCTCGTACCAATGAGGATAGCTGGCCGAATAGACTAGGACAGTACTGATAGAGCCCGGCCCCGTCAGCAGCGGAATCGCCAGCGGCACGACGGCGATGTTGTCCTTCATCTCCGCCTCGTGACGCTCTTCCGGCGTCGAGCGGGCATTGCCGACCTGAGCGTTCAGCATGCTGATCGACATCAGCAGCATGATGATGCCGCCGCCCACTTCGAGCGCGCCGATCGAAATGCCGAAGAAGCGGATGATCTGCTGCCCGATCAACGTGCTCACCGTAATCACACAGAACACCGAAATCGACGCGACACGGATGGTGCGGCGCTGTTCGGCGGACGATTGCTGCGACGTCAGGCTCAGAAAGAACGGTATCGCGCCGACCGGGTTGATCAACGCCAGCAGCGAAATAAACGACTTGATGGTGTCCATCTCAAGCCGGCCGCGCGCCGCGCAACCGGTCCTTTGGGTGGCTTGGTGGCTATTGGTCGCTCAGAGACTGCCCTTGGTCGACGGAATCTGCCCCGCCGCGCGCTCGTCCAGTTCGACGGCCATGCGCAATGCGCGGCCGAACGCCTTGAACACCGTTTCCATCTGATGATGCGCGTTCAGGCCGCGCAGGTTGTCGATATGCAGCGTAACGCCGGCATGATTGACGAATCCGCGGAAGAATTCGATGGAGAGATCGACGTCGAACGTGCCGATGCGCGCGCGCGTGAACGGTACGTGGAATTCCAGGCCCGGCCGGCCGGAAAAATCGATCACGACGCGCGACAGCGCTTCGTCGAGCGGCACGTAGGAATGACCGTAGCGGCGAATGCCCTTCTTGTCGCCGACGGCCTTCGCAATGGCCTGGCCCAGCGTGATGCCGACGTCTTCGACGGTATGGTGGTCGTCGATATGCGTATCGCCATGCGACTCGATGTCCAGATCGATCAGCCCGTGGCGGGCAATCTGGTCGAGCATGTGATCAAGGAACGGCACGCCCGTGGCCAGCTTCTGCTGACCGGTGCCGTCCAGGTTGATCTTCACACGGATCTGCGTTTCGCTGGTGTTGCGAACGACTTCCGCAAGGCGCATGGCAATTCCTCGAATCTGACTTTGAAAAAAGTGGGGTTGTGAACGTGCTGGCTTCAGTTCAGCACGAGTTTCAGCGCGGCGAGCATTTGAGCGTTTTCTTCCGGAGAACCGACCGTCAAACGCACGCAATTCGCGAGCAATGGATGCATTTTACTCACGTTTTTGATCAAAACCCGCGAAGTAAGAAGGGTTTCGAACGTCGCCGATGCATCGGGCACACGCACCAGCAGGAAATTGCCAGCGCTCGGGAACACTTCAGCGCCCGGCAGCGCGGCGACCGCCTGAGCCAGCTTCGTGCGTTCGTCGCGCAATTGCGCGGCCTGCGCGTCGAGCACGTCGATATGATCGAGCAGGAAATCGGCCGTCGTCTGCGTCAGCACGTTGACGTTGTACGGCGGGCGCACCTTGTCGAACTCGTTGATCCATTCCATGCGGCCCGCCATGTAGCCAAGGCGGATGCCCGCGAGGCCCAGCTTCGACACCGTGCGCATCACGACGACATTGTCGAAGTCTCCCGCACGCGGCATCCAGCTCTCTTGCGCGAACGGCTGATACGCTTCGTCGATCACGACCAGGCTCCCGCTCGCCGCTGCGATGATGCGCTCCATGTCGGCGGCATCGAACAGCGTGCCCGTCGGGTTGTTCGGGTACGCGAGGTAAATCACGGCCGGCCGGTGTTCAGCGATAGCGGCGAGCATCGCGTTCGTATCGAGCGTGAAGTCGGCGTTCAGTGGCACGCCGACGAACTCCATGCCCGCGAGTTTCGCCGACATCGCGTACATCACGAAGCCCGGCACGGGCGCCAGCACCTTCGCGCCTGGCGTCGCGCACGCCACAGAGATGATGCTGATCAGTTCGTCCGAACCGTTGCCGAGCAGCACCTCGCAGTTCGCCGGCACGTTCATCACGCGCTTGAGCTTCTCGATGAGCGCCTGCGGACGCGGCGCCGGATAACGGTTCAGCGCGACGGCCGCGAGATGCTCGCCGAGTTGCGCGGCCAGCGCTTCAGGCAGCGGAAACGGATTCTCCATTGCATCGAGCTTCACGAGGCCCGTCGCATCGGCAACGGGGTAGCTCGTCATCGCGAGCACGTCGCGGCGAATAATGTCTTGAGGTGTCGTCATGGCGTCGGGCGCGCCCGCCTTCTGACAGGCGACAGCGCAATAGGGGCGGCTCGCAGCCGCCCCGGGTTGAGTTCTCTGTCTTCGGAAAACGGAGCCGTCTCAAAATTCAGCGCGTATGTTGCCCGCGTGAAAAAGCGGCTCGCCGCAAGGTCAGCCTGTGTTCTTCATCCGGTACTCGGCGCTGCGTGCATGCGCCTGCAGGCCTTCGCCATACGCAAGCTCAGCGGCAATTTCACCGAGCGTCTGCGCACCGTCCGCGCTCACTTCGATGAGGCTGGAGCGCTTGAAGAAATCATAGACGCCGAGCGGCGACGAGAAACGTGCGGTACGAGACGTAGGCAGCACGTGATTTGGCCCCGCGCAGTAGTCGCCGAGGCTTTCGCTCGTGTAGCGGCCAAGGAAGATCGCGCCCGCGTGGCGAATCTGCTGCGCCCACTGTTGCGGCTCCAGCGCGGAAATTTCGAGGTGTTCCGGCGCGATGTCGTTGGCGATCGCGCACGCCTGCTCCATGTCACGCACCTTGATCAGCGCGCCACGTCCTTCGAGCGACGCCTGGATCACGTCGCGGCGGGGCATCGTCGGTAGCAGCTCGTTGATGGCGTCTTCGACGCGCGCGATGAAACCTTCGTCCGGGCACAGCAAAATGGATTGCGCGAGTTCGTCGTGTTCGGCCTGCGAGAACAGGTCCATCGCGACCCAGCGCGGATCGGTCGTGCCGTCGCACAGCACGAGAATTTCCGACGGACCGGCGATCATGTCGATGCCGACCGTGCCGAACACGCGGCGTTTCGCCGACGCGACATACGCATTGCCGGGGCCGCAGATCTTGTCGACGGCGGGAATGGTTTGCGTGCCGTACGCGAGCGCGCCGACCGCCTGCGCGCCGCCAATCGTGAACACGCGATCCACACCGCCCAGCAGCGCCGCCGCCAGCACGAGCGGATTCTTCACGCCGTCCGGCGTCGGCACGACCATGACGATTTCGCGCACACCGGCCACGCGCGCCGGAATCGCGTTCATCAGCACCGACGACGGATACGCCGCCTTGCCACCCGGCACGTAAATACCCGCGCGGTCGAGCGGCGTCACCCTCTGGCCAAGCACGGTGCCGTCGGCTTCCGTGTACTGCCAGCTATGGCTGCCGCATTCGATCTTCTGCTTCTCGTGATAGCCGCGCACGCGCGCCGCCGCCGCTTCGAGCGCCGCGCGGCGCTTCGGCTCCAGGCCTTCCAGTGCCCCTTCCAGTTCCGACATCGGTAGTTCGAGCGCGCCGACATCCTTCGCGTTCAGACGGTCGAAACGGTTCGTATAGTCGAGCACGGCGGCATCGCCACGCGCCTTCACGTCGGCCAGAATCTGCGCGACCGAGCGTTCGATCGCTTCGTCTTCGCTCGCTTCGAACGCGAGCACCGCATGCAGCGACTTCTGGAAATTCTCAGTGCTGGAATCGAGTTTGCGAATCTTGATAGACATGCTGGTATCCGTTTCGGTGAGGCGCGCGCGTCAGACTCGGCTATGGCCTTTGCGTCAGGCCGTTGCGCCGGTGCGTTGCGACGCGCGCTCGAACGCGTTGAGAATGGGCGCCAGCGCGGCGCGCTTGAGCTTCAGCGCCGCCTGGTTCACAACGAGGCGCGACGAGATCTGCATGATCTCTTCGACCTCGACAAGATTGTTGGCGCGCAGCGTGCCGCCCGAGCTGACCAGGTCGACGATCGCGTCGGCAAGGCCCACCAGCGGCGCGAGTTCCATCGATCCATACAGCTTGATCAGATCGACGTGCACGCCCTTGGCGGCGAAGTGCTCGCGCGCCACTTGCACATACTTCGTGGCGACGCGCAGGCGCGCGCCCTGGCGAACCGCATTCGCGTAGTCGAAGCCGGCGGCGACCGCCACCGACATCCGGCAGCGCGCGATGTCCAGATCGATCGGCTGATACAGACCGCCGCCGCCGTGCTCGATCAGCACGTCCTTGCCCGCGACGCCGAAATCGGCGGCACCGTACTCGACGTACGTCGGCACGTCGGTGGCGCGCACGATGATCACGCGGAGGTTGGGATCCGTGGTCGGCAGAATCAGCTTGCGCGACGTTTCCGGATCTTCCGTCACTTCGATGCCCGCTGCCGCGAGCAGCGGCACCGTTTCCTCAAAGATGCGACCCTTCGACAGCGCGAGCGTCAGCGGCTTACCGACCGCCGGCGACGTCGACGTTTGCGGCAACTCGCTCATGCCTGATTACCCTTGATGCGGCGCACGTTCGCGCCGACTGCGGTGAGTTTCGATTCCATCCGGTCGTAGCCGCGATCCAGGTGATAGATGCGGTCGATCAGCGTTTCGCCATCCGCGCACAGGCCCGCGATCACGAGACTCGCCGACGCGCGCAGATCGGTGGCCATCACCTTCGCGCCCGACAGCTTCTCGACGCCGTTGACGAGCGCCGTCTTGCCATCGATCGTGATGTTCGCGCCGAGACGGTTCAGTTCCTGCACGTGCATGAAGCGGTTTTCGAAGATCGTTTCGACCACTTGCGACGTGCCTTCCGCCAGCGTGTTGAGCGCCATGAACTGCGCCTGCATGTCGGTCGGGAACGCCGGGTATTCGGACGTGCGGAACGAGACGGCCTTCGGACGCTGGCTCATGCGCACGCGCATCCAGTCGTCGCCCTCTTCGATCGTCACGCCTGCTTCGCGCAGCTTGTCCGTCACGGCTTCGAGAATCTGCGGACGCACATGGCGCAACGTGACGTCGCCGCCCGCCGCCGCGACCGCGCACAGGAACGTGCCCGCTTCGATACGATCCGGCACAACCGTGTGCTGTGCGCCGTGCAGTTTGTCGACGCCTTGAATCACGAGACGGTCGGTACCGATGCCGTCGATCTTCGCGCCCATCGCGACCAGAAGATTCGCAAGATCACCGACTTCCGGCTCGCGCGCGGCGTTTTCGATGACCGTCTCGCCTTCCGCGAGCACGGCCGCCATCAGCAGGTTTTCGGTGCCCGTGACGGTGATCATGTCGGTGATGATGCGCGCGCCCTTCAGACGCTTCGCGCGCGCTTCGATGAAGCCGTGCTCGATGTTGATCTCGGCGCCCATCGCCTGCAGGCCCTTGATGTGCTGGTCCACAGGCCGTGCGCCGATCGCGCAGCCGCCCGGCAGCGATACCTTCGCCTCGCCGAAGCGCGCGACGAGCGGGCCGAGCACCAGAATCGACGCCCGCATCGTCTTCACGAGTTCGTACGGCGCGACCAGATTGTCGACCTTCGACGCGTCGAGCATCACCTTGCCGTCGCTGCTTTCCGTGCGCACGCCCATCTGGCCGAGCAGCTTGAGCGTCGTGCGCACATCCTGCAGATCGGGCACGTTATCGAGGTGAACGGGCTCCGCGCTCAACAAGCCTGCGCAAAGGATCGGCAGCGCCGCGTTCTTCGCACCCGAAACAACGATCTCACCAGCGAGCTTCTGCCCGCCTTCAATCACGAGTTTGTCCATGCCTGTTTGTTCCTGATCTGCCCGTCCGCCTGCGGGCGTCTTGTTGTGGGCGGTTGCTGCGGCGCCGTTTGCGGCGTCGCGATTCTCTTGTGTAAGTCGCACTAATGTTCCAGCTAATTTGCAGCTACGTCTAAAGCTTATTGTGCAGCTTGTTTTTCCGCTCTCTTGCAGCCAGGTTGTTGAGCGCCGTCCTCCGACAGACAGCAGGTTTTTCCGCGTAATGTCTATACGCGAGTCAGGCGCTTTGCCATTCGGTGGGCGTCAGCGTTTTCATGCTGAGCGCGTGGATCTCTTCACGCATGCGGTCGCCGAGCGCCGCATACACGAGTTGATGCCGTTGAATCAGACGCTTGCCTTCGAAATTCGGCGACACGATGGTCGCGAAGAAATGCTGGCCGTCGCCTTCCACTTCGAGATGCTCGCAAGGAAGGCCCGCCGCGATGTAATTCTTGACCTGTTCGGGAGTGGGTAACATGTGTGCTCCTAGTGACGCAGCTTGAAGCCGGAAGCGAGCATGCGCATCGCCAGCACGGCCAGCACGACGAAGAAACCGCCGACAATCAGCAGGCTCCACATCGGATCGATATCCGACATACCGAAGAAGCCATAACGAAAGCCGTCGATCATGTAGAAAAACGGGTTCAGCCGCGAGATTTCGCGCCACACGGGCGGCAGCGTATGCGTCGAGTAGAACACGCCCGACAGGAACGTGAGAGGCATGATCAGAAAATTCTGGAACGCGGCGAGCTGGTCGAACTTCTCGGCCCAGATGCCCGCGATCAAACCAAGCGTGCCGAGAATCGCCGAACCGAGCACCGCGAACGCGATGATATAAAGCGGCGCGCTGAAGCTCATCGGGATGAACCAGACCGTGACGATGAACACGCCCAGCCCGACGCTCAATCCGCGCACGACAGCGGCGAGCACATACGCGCCGTACATCTCCCAGTGCGACAGTGGCGGCAGAAGCACGAACACGAGATTGCCCGTGATCTTCGACTGGATCAGCGACGACGAACTATTCGCGAACGCGTTCTGCAGCACGCTCATCATGACGAGGCCCGGCACGAGAAAGCTCGTGTAGAGCACGCCCGGATAGACCTGCACGTGATCGCGCA
The DNA window shown above is from Paraburkholderia sp. PGU19 and carries:
- the hisA gene encoding 1-(5-phosphoribosyl)-5-[(5-phosphoribosylamino)methylideneamino]imidazole-4-carboxamide isomerase, translated to MLLIPAIDLKDGQCVRLKQGDMDQATIFHEEPAVMARHWVDRGARRLHLVDLNGAFAGKPKNEDAIRAIIEEVGGEIPVQLGGGIRDLNTIERYLDDGLEYVIIGTAAVKNPGFLLEACTAFGGHIIVGLDAKDGKVATDGWSKLTGHEVADLARKFEDYGCESIIYTDIGRDGMLQGINIEATVRLARAVKIPVIASGGLSNMGDIDALCEVEAEGIEGVICGRAIYSGDLDFAAAQTHADRLRESDDA
- the hisH gene encoding imidazole glycerol phosphate synthase subunit HisH, translating into MKTSIAIVDYGMGNLRSVAQALRKAAPEADVAIVDKPEAIRAADRVVLPGQGAMPDCMRSLGESGLQEAVVEASRSKPLMGVCVGEQMLFDWSAEGDTKGLGLLPGKVVRFDLEGQLQDDGSRFKVPQMGWNRVRQAQPHPLWDGVADNAFFYFVHSYYVVPENAAHTSGETVYGVPFTSAVARDNIFATQFHPEKSADAGLRVYRNFVHWNP
- a CDS encoding MarC family protein, which encodes MDTIKSFISLLALINPVGAIPFFLSLTSQQSSAEQRRTIRVASISVFCVITVSTLIGQQIIRFFGISIGALEVGGGIIMLLMSISMLNAQVGNARSTPEERHEAEMKDNIAVVPLAIPLLTGPGSISTVLVYSASYPHWYERITLIGIGAVIAALCFGSLSLAEPIARWVGRTGINIGTRLMGLMLSALAVEFIVNGLKALLPNLK
- the hisB gene encoding imidazoleglycerol-phosphate dehydratase HisB, coding for MRLAEVVRNTSETQIRVKINLDGTGQQKLATGVPFLDHMLDQIARHGLIDLDIESHGDTHIDDHHTVEDVGITLGQAIAKAVGDKKGIRRYGHSYVPLDEALSRVVIDFSGRPGLEFHVPFTRARIGTFDVDLSIEFFRGFVNHAGVTLHIDNLRGLNAHHQMETVFKAFGRALRMAVELDERAAGQIPSTKGSL
- the hisC gene encoding histidinol-phosphate transaminase, which codes for MTTPQDIIRRDVLAMTSYPVADATGLVKLDAMENPFPLPEALAAQLGEHLAAVALNRYPAPRPQALIEKLKRVMNVPANCEVLLGNGSDELISIISVACATPGAKVLAPVPGFVMYAMSAKLAGMEFVGVPLNADFTLDTNAMLAAIAEHRPAVIYLAYPNNPTGTLFDAADMERIIAAASGSLVVIDEAYQPFAQESWMPRAGDFDNVVVMRTVSKLGLAGIRLGYMAGRMEWINEFDKVRPPYNVNVLTQTTADFLLDHIDVLDAQAAQLRDERTKLAQAVAALPGAEVFPSAGNFLLVRVPDASATFETLLTSRVLIKNVSKMHPLLANCVRLTVGSPEENAQMLAALKLVLN
- the hisD gene encoding histidinol dehydrogenase, whose protein sequence is MSIKIRKLDSSTENFQKSLHAVLAFEASEDEAIERSVAQILADVKARGDAAVLDYTNRFDRLNAKDVGALELPMSELEGALEGLEPKRRAALEAAAARVRGYHEKQKIECGSHSWQYTEADGTVLGQRVTPLDRAGIYVPGGKAAYPSSVLMNAIPARVAGVREIVMVVPTPDGVKNPLVLAAALLGGVDRVFTIGGAQAVGALAYGTQTIPAVDKICGPGNAYVASAKRRVFGTVGIDMIAGPSEILVLCDGTTDPRWVAMDLFSQAEHDELAQSILLCPDEGFIARVEDAINELLPTMPRRDVIQASLEGRGALIKVRDMEQACAIANDIAPEHLEISALEPQQWAQQIRHAGAIFLGRYTSESLGDYCAGPNHVLPTSRTARFSSPLGVYDFFKRSSLIEVSADGAQTLGEIAAELAYGEGLQAHARSAEYRMKNTG